The following nucleotide sequence is from Anopheles stephensi strain Indian chromosome 3, UCI_ANSTEP_V1.0, whole genome shotgun sequence.
ATATAGCGCTTCTGAAGATGTTGGGTTCTGAATCCTTTATAGCGAAGAATAATTCGTTTGTGGCAACTGCCTCTGCTTTATGGAACATTAATAATTCCGAACATCTCATTAGCACCAGAGAGCAAATCGTAAGCAACGGAATCGACTTGGAGAATATGATTGCCCAAATGGTAAGTTGCGCATATCGTTAAAGACATTTGACAAAAGTAGTAATTTTATGGGTAAACAGCGGTCAGGAAAACTGGAAGGTGAATTGGAAGACTATCGTGAGAAAATTCGCGAAATACGGTCCAAAAAGCATACCATCCAATACAAAATGAATGAAAGACTACAGCATGTCAATGCAGAGGAACTGAGCATTGCAGGATTCATTGATTTGCTGAAAGAGATAAAACGAGACACTGAGTAAGTAAACGAACATGTTGTTAACGAATGTTTGACCAAGTATTTCGATGGattgattttggtttttgcagAACTATTGTTCAATGCCATGAGCAAGAGCTTCAAAAGATGGAAAGCGCATTCAACGATGGGGCCTTCGAGTCTCCTTTGTTTGCTGATACATGTGAGTAGTACGTTGGATAGAATGTATGTGACTTGTGCTGTGTTAGAAATAGTTTCTGGAATTTAAACATGAGTGACATTAATTAAACGTTCTATAAAACAATTATGTATGCTTCGTCTTTGTACTGAAGGATAATTCTATGTTTCATATTAATTTCGACAAATTAGACAACATCAAAGCGGACATTTTTTAATCTTATAGAACGGCCTGGCTGTACTGTACGATTTTCATTTTCAGACttgggaaaaaagaaagagttTATTCCATTCTTTTATTAGAAATGAGAGTAGTattcttttgtttaaaattcatttcttCTAAAAGTCAACGCATCCAAACAGGTTGCTGTCCTGCCTTTGAAAGCGCTATACAGTCAGCCTCCGTTGTAGTCATCAATGAATAGGTTCTGTTGTCTACTTGTCTAACCTAGAGTACCTCCTCCTGTCACTGATTTCTCATGCCCGATCTGCGTCGCATTGATCATGCCCTATTTGTATTAGTGTACTTGATATCGTCTGATATCAGACCCTGACGGATTTGTTCAACTCGTACCCGATATTTACTTTTATCTTTACCTTTCTTTACCTGTGGTTGATGCATTTatattgtttcgtttagcGAGTCATATACATATGTTGTTTTATGTCCCAAATATTGCCATGCCCTGCTATGGTTGATGAAATTCGCTAAGATGGttgatgaaatgaaatgtaCACTAATTCAATACTAGTGCAGAATCTTCGTCATTATCATTACCTCTTCTCGTTGCAAAATTTGCGCAACAAGTGCTGCCTTTTAACGTTCAGAATGGAGAGGTTCTTCATTTGGATCTCACTTCTTCTTAAACACCCACTAGCATGCGTTAAACTTGCAGCTAGGTGGAGGATACATGAGCTTCCACGTGTTGTTGCTCTCTAGGGATTGGTTGTCATCAATTATAGTGTCAAATTTCGGGAGAGTTCCTTTCTATTGTACATCGTGGGAAATTTTTTAACACATCTtcacataaattttcattactCTGATCTTTCTTCAATTGTCGAATAAATGTTTATAGACAGGGTTCGAATTTATTGTCGCTTGCGTCTCTTTTTCCCCTTATTTATGTAATCGGGGGAAATTTTTTAGGCTGCAACAAACAGCctctgggcgttgcagttCCGTTGGTCCAGCGATTCGAGGCCCAGTAGCGCACAGCGTCCAGCGTAGTCCACCTCCACCCTCCAGAAGCGCAGAGCGAACCGAGTGAGTTTGCGCTGGATGGATTCCAGCCGGGCCAGCGGACGAGCAGCGGATGGCCACCAAACTACTGAAGCGTATCCCAAAACCGACCGCACCAAAGAGCAATATAGCATTTTTATGCAAACCGGATCAGTGAAGTCTCAAGCTATTAGTTTTAGTAAACCGATCAGTTGGTTGCCCTTAGTGACGACGCGCTCCAGCTGGTCGTGGAAGCTCAACTTCTCGTCAAGGAGCACTCCCATTGTACTCAATGGTAGCATCATTTAACGCATAATCGTACACTAAAGGACACCGCTTTCTTGCAAACGTAATGACGACACACTTCTCGACGTACAATTCAAGACCATTCTTCGAGCACCAGGACTGGAACGTGCACAGAGTGGCTTGAAGGCGGAGATGATCTGACCGTTTGTGGATTGGTAGGAATAGCTTAGCGTCGTCCGGGTATAGTAGGTGGCTGCCAGCACGTCGTTGACGAAGATGACGAACAACAGCGGTCCAAGGTTACTTCCTTGAGGCACCCCCGAAGAAGCATCGATGCGGCGAGACATATGCGATCCCACTTTAACGCGATATGATCGACCGGCAAGGTATGATCGCATCCAGCCCAGCAGCTGACCGCGTAAACCAAGCGTCTGGAGCTTGGCGAGCAGCAATGAGTGTGGGACGCAGTCAAAGGCAGCTTGGATGTTCGTGTAAACCGCGTCGATCTGGAATCCGGCATCGATGGTTCTGTGGCAGAGGCTGACGAATTCAAccaggttggtggtggttgagcgCTTAGGGACGAACCCATGTTGACTAGCGCTGATGTAGTT
It contains:
- the LOC118510990 gene encoding uncharacterized protein LOC118510990, coding for MASIIESEEELACLSREIDEELDEIASTCTWILAQNYLKPTINNVVTIGDIALLKMLGSESFIAKNNSFVATASALWNINNSEHLISTREQIVSNGIDLENMIAQMRSGKLEGELEDYREKIREIRSKKHTIQYKMNERLQHVNAEELSIAGFIDLLKEIKRDTETIVQCHEQELQKMESAFNDGAFESPLFADTCE